In one window of Vicinamibacteria bacterium DNA:
- a CDS encoding type II toxin-antitoxin system PemK/MazF family toxin: MGDVSEVRRGQVFLIALDPTLGREIKKTRPCVVVSPDELNAHVSTYIVAPLTTGSHDYPFRIPCRFQGKAGHIVLDQIRTVDRARLVKRLGGLSSQALEKALQVLQEMFAP; this comes from the coding sequence ATTGGTGACGTGTCTGAAGTCCGACGCGGCCAGGTCTTCCTGATCGCGCTGGACCCAACGCTAGGGCGTGAGATCAAGAAAACGCGACCTTGTGTCGTCGTCTCACCCGACGAGCTCAACGCTCATGTCTCGACGTACATCGTGGCGCCCCTGACAACCGGAAGCCATGATTATCCGTTTCGCATTCCGTGCCGGTTCCAGGGCAAGGCGGGACATATCGTTCTCGATCAGATCCGCACCGTGGATCGCGCGCGTTTGGTCAAGAGGCTGGGAGGCCTGTCCTCCCAAGCTTTGGAAAAGGCGCTCCAAGTGCTCCAAGAGATGTTCGCGCCCTAA
- a CDS encoding type II toxin-antitoxin system prevent-host-death family antitoxin — protein sequence MKFVSVRELRLRPGEVWKLAKRERDIVITANGRPIAILTGVDEGTFEDELDAIERARALRALDKIQRESVRKGTDKITEGEIEKEIGALRRRP from the coding sequence ATGAAGTTCGTTTCGGTTCGAGAGCTGCGACTGAGACCGGGCGAGGTCTGGAAGCTTGCGAAGCGGGAACGTGACATCGTCATCACTGCCAATGGGCGACCGATCGCCATCCTCACGGGCGTCGACGAGGGGACGTTCGAGGACGAGCTCGATGCCATCGAGAGAGCTCGAGCGCTGAGGGCGCTCGACAAGATCCAAAGAGAGTCCGTGCGGAAAGGAACGGACAAAATAACCGAAGGAGAAATCGAAAAGGAGATCGGCGCTTTACGCCGGAGACCTTAG
- a CDS encoding AbrB/MazE/SpoVT family DNA-binding domain-containing protein has translation MKTRLVRIGNSRGIRLPKPLIEQAGLSEEVELEVREGEIVITRPGSPREGWAEAAQALADRREDTLTDESIPTHFDLDEWHW, from the coding sequence ATGAAAACCCGACTCGTCAGGATAGGTAACTCACGAGGGATTCGTCTTCCCAAGCCGCTCATCGAGCAGGCGGGTCTTTCCGAAGAGGTTGAGCTCGAAGTTCGCGAGGGAGAAATAGTAATCACCCGACCAGGAAGTCCTCGAGAGGGGTGGGCAGAGGCCGCCCAGGCCCTCGCCGATCGGAGAGAGGATACGTTAACCGACGAGTCGATTCCCACCCACTTCGATCTCGACGAGTGGCATTGGTGA